In Streptomyces canus, one DNA window encodes the following:
- a CDS encoding TetR/AcrR family transcriptional regulator: MVTAARELLEESGPTALTLRALADRLGIKAPSLYKHFPDKQAVEVELIAQMLEESAEALESAERRSPGSLPALAEAYRTYALAHPHLYCLSTERPLPRPALPTGLEDRAAMPLMRACDGDLDLARSVWAFAHGMVILEIHGRFPDDADLNAAWKRGLKSLHP; this comes from the coding sequence ATCGTGACGGCCGCGCGTGAGTTGCTGGAGGAGTCCGGCCCCACCGCCCTCACCCTGCGGGCCCTCGCCGACCGCCTCGGCATCAAGGCGCCCTCCCTCTACAAGCACTTCCCGGACAAGCAGGCCGTGGAGGTCGAACTGATCGCGCAGATGCTGGAGGAGTCGGCGGAGGCACTGGAGTCGGCGGAACGACGATCCCCCGGCTCCCTGCCGGCCCTGGCCGAGGCCTACCGGACGTACGCCCTGGCCCACCCCCACCTCTACTGCCTCAGCACCGAACGCCCCCTGCCGCGCCCCGCCCTCCCCACGGGCCTGGAGGACCGCGCCGCGATGCCGCTGATGCGGGCCTGCGACGGCGACCTGGACCTGGCCCGCTCGGTCTGGGCCTTCGCCCACGGCATGGTAATCCTGGAGATCCACGGCAGGTTTCCGGACGACGCGGACCTGAACGCGGCATGGAAGAGGGGCCTGAAGTCGTTGCACCCTTAG
- a CDS encoding cytochrome P450, producing MEPAAAPVVDLPAIPLPQPDILQAPPLAGELREKCPFAKVRTPAGDEAWLVTGYEAIRQVYSDDRFGVSHRDPEHAPRLGASTLIGGPGGNFDTEPEDRMRLRARLSPFFSPKSMEAFRPRMDALVEEVLDDIVAQGPPADLHSELAVRLPVNVICELLGVPREGRLPFREWTQGIAGVRDEALSRDCMAKLMSYTGDLVAEKRRNPGDDVLSSLCAAEGGGLDDRHVSFLAAMLLFAGHETTVARLDLGVLLMLAHPEQREILERNPDRIGSAVEEILRLVVHGGAKETFRYAREDAEFDGVKIKAGELLVLYSAAGNRDTYAFADPESFDVQRSPKPNLTLGFGRHYCLGAPLVRMELAAVFSRIFDKLPGLRLTKPIGALGVNSGSLHGGITELPVTW from the coding sequence TTGGAACCAGCCGCTGCACCTGTCGTCGACCTTCCCGCCATACCGTTGCCGCAGCCGGACATCCTGCAAGCTCCTCCGCTGGCCGGGGAGTTGCGCGAGAAGTGCCCGTTCGCCAAGGTACGCACGCCCGCCGGCGACGAGGCCTGGCTGGTCACCGGGTACGAGGCCATCAGACAGGTCTACTCCGACGACCGCTTCGGTGTCTCGCACCGCGATCCCGAGCACGCTCCCCGGCTCGGCGCCTCCACCCTCATCGGCGGACCGGGCGGAAACTTCGACACGGAGCCCGAGGACCGCATGCGGCTTCGTGCGCGGCTCTCGCCCTTCTTCTCGCCCAAGAGCATGGAGGCCTTCCGGCCCCGTATGGACGCTCTCGTGGAGGAGGTCCTGGACGACATCGTCGCGCAGGGCCCGCCCGCCGATCTGCACAGCGAGCTCGCCGTCCGGCTGCCCGTCAATGTCATCTGCGAGCTGCTGGGTGTGCCGCGCGAGGGCCGTCTCCCGTTCCGTGAATGGACGCAGGGCATCGCCGGTGTACGGGACGAGGCGCTGTCCCGCGACTGCATGGCCAAGCTGATGAGCTACACCGGGGACCTGGTCGCGGAGAAGCGCCGCAACCCCGGCGATGACGTCCTCTCCAGCCTCTGCGCCGCCGAAGGCGGTGGCCTGGACGACCGCCATGTCTCCTTCCTGGCCGCGATGCTGCTCTTCGCCGGCCACGAGACCACCGTCGCCCGCCTCGACCTCGGGGTCCTGCTGATGCTCGCCCACCCCGAGCAGCGGGAGATCCTCGAAAGGAACCCGGACCGGATCGGCAGTGCTGTCGAGGAGATCCTGCGGTTGGTGGTGCACGGCGGCGCCAAGGAGACCTTCCGGTACGCCCGGGAGGACGCCGAGTTCGACGGCGTCAAGATCAAGGCCGGTGAACTCCTCGTGCTCTACAGCGCGGCCGGGAACCGCGACACGTACGCATTCGCCGATCCCGAATCCTTCGATGTACAGCGCTCGCCGAAGCCGAACCTCACCCTCGGCTTCGGGCGCCACTACTGCCTGGGCGCGCCCCTGGTCCGCATGGAGCTCGCCGCCGTCTTCTCCCGCATCTTCGACAAGCTCCCGGGGCTGCGACTGACCAAGCCCATCGGAGCGTTGGGGGTCAACAGCGGCTCGCTGCACGGCGGGATCACGGAGCTGCCCGTCACCTGGTGA
- a CDS encoding FAD/NAD(P)-binding protein, protein MSRPARPRATAQVAVVGAGAAGALTAARLLQHARRCRLALDVWCVDPAEATGRGVAYATSDPRHVLNVPAARMSAFVEDPEHFVRWVTRRLPAATPAAFVPRALYGEYLSEVLDELAAPGGPARLHRLHERVTAAEHGGGRLLLKLSSGQTLEADSAVLALGNLAPDCTWAPASMVGSHRFIVSPWGPGALDSVPDEQDVLLVGTGLTMVDVAIGLERPGRVVHAVSRHGLVPQPHTTASAAACPAPRIPGACGLPELRRTFLTHLARGRRQSGDWRPAFDSIRHLTAALWQQLSTADRSRFLAEDLRLWEVHRHRIPPASASALHAARESGRVRVRAAELTDAEITAEGIRVGLSDGTRLQVGAVVNCTGPQADWTAIDDPFIRGLLDSGLARVHPTGLGLDTGEDGLLRTAAGPAGTPAVWAIGALRRGELLESTAIPEIRVQADRTAEAVVSLLAGPGPADRRPSRDRFGLRLTTNPEAAARYGEALDRILKGQHGSVPLLREALTADPGFALGHAVLALLGHEHGGQVEVGAALDRAGRAATRATERERRFVAAVTERIRHGGPAGAAALLGHVAAHPRDALAVSLAVPTISFDGVTSGRQAWQLVEGLSGSYGEDWWYLGQLAFVRQEQERWEEAETLACRALAAEPAAGHAVHARTHVFYETGQHRGGLTWLDRWLGEQGAGSDHRAHFAWHAALHELMLADGDAVFRRYQQQLAPPAVTGVRAVVDSASLLWRCRMADHWPGPLPVDALFDVVPVGWLEAPPTAFAALHSAVALAAASDVRRLRALHRRAHGHDSPVFREVIAPLCEALTAVVEERWSAAVAALRRLRPRLSAVGGSAAQHEVVEETLLYALISDGRQREAADILSARLDRRPGPLDDRRRSVLEVSHAGP, encoded by the coding sequence ATGAGCCGCCCAGCCCGTCCGCGCGCGACCGCCCAGGTCGCCGTCGTCGGTGCCGGTGCCGCCGGCGCCCTCACCGCGGCCCGTCTCCTTCAGCACGCCCGGCGGTGCCGGCTCGCGCTGGACGTGTGGTGCGTCGACCCTGCCGAGGCCACCGGCCGCGGCGTCGCCTATGCCACGAGCGACCCCCGGCATGTCCTCAATGTGCCGGCTGCCCGGATGAGCGCCTTCGTCGAGGACCCCGAGCACTTCGTCCGCTGGGTCACCCGGCGGCTGCCCGCCGCGACGCCGGCCGCGTTCGTGCCCCGCGCGCTGTACGGGGAGTATCTGTCCGAGGTGCTGGACGAGTTGGCGGCGCCGGGCGGCCCTGCCCGGCTGCACCGCTTGCACGAACGGGTCACCGCTGCCGAACACGGCGGCGGCCGACTCCTGTTGAAGCTCTCCTCCGGGCAGACCCTCGAGGCCGACTCCGCCGTTCTCGCGCTCGGCAACCTCGCCCCGGACTGCACCTGGGCCCCGGCTTCGATGGTCGGCTCCCACCGTTTCATCGTCTCCCCCTGGGGCCCGGGCGCGCTCGACTCCGTACCCGACGAGCAGGACGTGCTGCTCGTCGGGACCGGACTGACCATGGTCGATGTGGCGATCGGTCTGGAGCGGCCGGGCCGGGTGGTGCACGCGGTGTCGCGGCACGGTCTGGTGCCGCAGCCGCACACCACCGCCTCGGCCGCCGCCTGCCCGGCGCCCCGGATCCCCGGTGCCTGCGGGCTGCCGGAGCTGCGCCGTACGTTCCTCACCCATCTCGCTCGCGGCCGACGCCAGTCCGGGGACTGGCGGCCGGCCTTCGACAGCATTCGGCACCTCACCGCCGCCCTGTGGCAGCAGCTGTCCACCGCCGACCGCAGCCGCTTCCTCGCCGAGGACCTGCGGCTGTGGGAGGTGCACCGGCACCGCATCCCACCGGCCTCGGCGAGCGCCCTGCACGCCGCCCGGGAGTCCGGGCGGGTGCGCGTCCGGGCAGCCGAGCTGACCGACGCGGAGATCACCGCGGAGGGGATACGGGTCGGGCTCAGCGACGGCACCCGGCTCCAGGTCGGCGCCGTGGTCAACTGCACGGGCCCGCAGGCTGATTGGACGGCGATCGACGACCCGTTCATCCGCGGCCTGCTCGACTCGGGGCTGGCCCGGGTCCACCCCACCGGGCTCGGCCTCGACACCGGCGAGGACGGTCTGCTCCGGACCGCGGCCGGACCGGCCGGCACTCCGGCGGTGTGGGCCATCGGGGCGCTGCGGCGCGGTGAGCTCCTCGAGTCCACCGCCATCCCGGAGATCCGGGTCCAGGCGGACCGCACTGCCGAGGCCGTGGTCTCCCTCCTCGCCGGCCCTGGGCCGGCGGACCGCCGCCCGTCCAGGGACAGGTTCGGTCTCCGGTTGACTACGAATCCGGAGGCGGCCGCCCGCTATGGGGAAGCGCTGGACCGGATCCTGAAGGGACAGCACGGCTCTGTTCCACTGCTCCGCGAGGCGCTGACCGCGGATCCCGGTTTCGCGCTCGGCCATGCGGTGCTGGCGCTTCTCGGGCATGAGCACGGCGGGCAGGTCGAGGTGGGCGCCGCACTGGACCGCGCGGGGCGGGCCGCGACCCGGGCGACGGAACGCGAGCGCCGCTTCGTCGCGGCGGTCACCGAACGGATCCGGCACGGCGGACCGGCGGGCGCCGCTGCGCTGCTCGGCCATGTCGCGGCCCATCCGCGGGATGCGCTGGCCGTCTCCCTCGCCGTGCCCACCATCTCCTTCGACGGGGTGACCAGCGGCCGCCAGGCGTGGCAGCTGGTCGAGGGTCTGTCCGGGAGTTACGGCGAGGACTGGTGGTATCTCGGCCAACTCGCCTTCGTACGCCAGGAGCAGGAGCGCTGGGAGGAGGCCGAGACGCTGGCCTGCCGGGCGCTCGCCGCGGAACCGGCGGCCGGGCACGCGGTGCATGCCAGGACCCATGTGTTCTACGAGACCGGGCAGCACCGGGGTGGCCTGACCTGGCTGGACCGCTGGCTGGGCGAGCAAGGGGCCGGCTCGGACCATCGGGCGCACTTCGCCTGGCATGCCGCCCTGCACGAGCTGATGCTGGCCGACGGCGACGCCGTGTTCCGCCGCTACCAGCAGCAGCTGGCGCCTCCGGCGGTGACCGGGGTCCGGGCCGTGGTGGACTCGGCCTCGCTGCTGTGGCGGTGCCGTATGGCGGACCACTGGCCGGGGCCGCTGCCCGTGGACGCGCTGTTCGACGTGGTGCCGGTCGGCTGGTTGGAGGCTCCGCCCACCGCCTTCGCCGCCCTGCACTCTGCGGTGGCGCTGGCGGCCGCCTCTGATGTACGGCGTCTGCGGGCGCTGCACCGGCGTGCGCACGGGCACGACTCCCCCGTCTTCCGGGAGGTGATCGCACCGCTGTGCGAGGCGCTGACCGCGGTGGTCGAGGAGCGCTGGTCGGCGGCCGTCGCCGCACTGCGCCGACTGCGGCCCCGGCTCTCGGCGGTCGGCGGGAGTGCCGCTCAGCACGAGGTCGTGGAGGAGACCCTGTTGTACGCCTTGATATCGGACGGTCGGCAGCGTGAGGCAGCCGACATCCTCAGTGCCCGGCTGGACCGGCGGCCCGGCCCGCTGGACGATCGCCGGCGTTCCGTCCTGGAGGTGTCCCATGCAGGTCCGTGA
- the cysD gene encoding sulfate adenylyltransferase subunit CysD has product MTTTLPVPVAALTHLDVLESEAVHIFREVAGEFEKPVILFSGGKDSIVMLRLALKAFAPAPVPFTLLHVDTGHNFPEVIAYRDRIVAAHGLRLHVASVQDYIDSGKLRERPDGTRNPLQTLPLTEKIASEKFDAVFGGGRRDEEKARAKERVFSLRDEFSQWDPRRQRPELWQLYNGRHAPGEHVRVFPLSNWTELDVWQYIAREHIPLPQIYFAHQRPVFKRSGMWLTAGDWGGPKDDETVEMRQVRYRTVGDMSCTGAVDSTATTLDAVIAEIAASRLTERGATRADDKLSEAAMEDRKREGYF; this is encoded by the coding sequence ATGACGACGACTCTGCCGGTCCCGGTGGCGGCGCTCACGCATCTGGACGTGCTGGAGTCCGAGGCGGTGCACATCTTCCGTGAGGTGGCGGGCGAGTTCGAGAAGCCGGTGATCCTCTTCTCCGGGGGCAAGGACTCCATCGTCATGCTGCGCCTGGCGCTGAAGGCGTTCGCGCCGGCGCCGGTGCCGTTCACGCTGCTACATGTGGACACCGGACACAATTTCCCCGAGGTCATCGCCTACCGCGACCGTATTGTGGCCGCACATGGGCTGCGCCTCCATGTGGCCTCCGTACAGGACTACATCGACAGCGGAAAGCTGCGCGAGCGCCCGGACGGCACCCGCAACCCCCTGCAGACCCTGCCCCTGACCGAGAAGATCGCTTCAGAGAAGTTCGACGCTGTCTTCGGTGGCGGGCGCCGCGACGAGGAGAAGGCCCGCGCCAAGGAACGCGTCTTCTCACTGCGTGATGAGTTCTCCCAGTGGGATCCGCGCCGCCAGCGCCCCGAGCTGTGGCAGCTCTACAACGGCCGTCACGCTCCCGGCGAGCACGTCCGCGTCTTCCCGCTGTCCAACTGGACCGAGCTGGACGTGTGGCAGTACATCGCCCGCGAACACATCCCACTCCCGCAGATCTACTTCGCCCACCAGCGGCCGGTGTTCAAGCGGTCCGGGATGTGGCTGACCGCCGGCGACTGGGGCGGACCCAAGGACGACGAGACGGTCGAGATGCGCCAGGTCCGCTACCGCACCGTGGGCGACATGTCCTGCACCGGCGCCGTCGACTCCACCGCCACCACCCTGGACGCCGTGATCGCCGAGATCGCCGCCTCCCGGCTCACCGAACGCGGCGCAACCCGCGCCGACGACAAACTCTCCGAGGCCGCGATGGAAGACCGCAAGCGCGAGGGGTACTTCTGA
- a CDS encoding sulfate adenylyltransferase subunit 1 yields the protein MTTATEHRSATTLLRFATAGSVDDGKSTLVGRLLYDSKSILSDQLDAVRRASMGDAPDLALLTDGLRAEREQGITIDVAYRYFATTRRRFILADTPGHVQYTRNMVTGASTADLALVLVDARNGVVEQTRRHAAVAALLRVPHVTLAVNKMDLVGYKEQVFAAIAEEFTAYAGELGVPEITTIPISALAGDNVVEPSPHMNWYGGPTILEHLEAVSADEDLGAAPARLPVQYVIRHEGVRRYAGRIAAGILRVGEQVTVLPSGHTTTIAAIDALGQDVPAARAPQSVALRLADELDVSRGDLIAPTSRLPHLTQDITATVCHLHERPLTPGSRVLIKHTTRTVKAIVKDIPYAIDPGRGGGPVRAPGALHVNDLGTVVLRSAQPLPLDPYAASRHTGSFLLIAPDDGATLTACTTTEGTEP from the coding sequence ATGACGACTGCCACAGAGCACCGGTCGGCCACCACCCTGCTGCGCTTCGCCACCGCCGGCTCCGTCGACGACGGCAAATCCACCCTCGTCGGCCGGCTGCTCTACGACTCGAAGTCGATCCTCAGCGACCAGCTCGACGCGGTGCGGCGCGCATCGATGGGGGACGCCCCCGACCTGGCGCTGCTCACCGACGGCCTGCGCGCCGAACGCGAACAGGGCATCACCATCGATGTGGCCTACCGCTACTTCGCCACCACCCGCCGCCGCTTCATCCTCGCCGACACCCCCGGCCACGTGCAGTACACCCGCAACATGGTCACAGGCGCCTCCACCGCCGACCTCGCCCTCGTCCTGGTCGACGCCCGCAACGGCGTCGTCGAACAAACCCGCCGCCACGCCGCCGTCGCCGCCCTCCTACGCGTCCCCCACGTCACCCTCGCCGTCAACAAGATGGACCTGGTGGGGTACAAGGAGCAGGTATTCGCCGCCATCGCAGAGGAATTCACCGCGTACGCCGGCGAGTTGGGCGTCCCCGAGATCACCACGATCCCGATCTCGGCGCTCGCCGGCGACAACGTCGTGGAGCCCTCCCCCCACATGAACTGGTACGGCGGCCCCACCATCCTCGAGCACCTCGAAGCGGTCTCCGCCGACGAGGATCTCGGCGCGGCCCCGGCCCGTCTCCCCGTCCAGTACGTCATCCGGCACGAGGGCGTCCGCCGCTACGCGGGCCGGATCGCCGCCGGCATCCTGCGAGTCGGCGAACAGGTCACCGTGCTGCCCTCGGGGCACACCACCACAATCGCCGCCATCGACGCGCTCGGTCAGGACGTGCCGGCGGCCCGCGCCCCGCAGTCGGTCGCCCTCCGCCTGGCCGATGAACTCGACGTCTCCCGAGGCGACTTGATCGCCCCCACCTCCCGGCTCCCGCACCTCACCCAGGACATCACCGCCACCGTCTGCCATCTGCACGAGCGACCGCTCACGCCCGGCAGCCGGGTGCTGATCAAGCACACCACCCGCACCGTCAAGGCGATCGTCAAGGACATCCCGTACGCGATCGACCCAGGTCGCGGCGGCGGTCCGGTCCGCGCACCCGGGGCGCTGCACGTCAACGACCTCGGAACGGTGGTGCTGCGCAGCGCGCAGCCGCTGCCCCTCGACCCCTATGCCGCTTCGCGGCACACGGGTTCCTTCCTGCTCATCGCCCCGGACGACGGGGCCACTCTCACGGCCTGTACGACGACCGAAGGGACCGAGCCATGA
- the fdxA gene encoding ferredoxin — protein sequence MTYVIAQPCIDVKDKACIEECPVDCIYEGSRSLYIHPDECVDCGACEPVCPVEAIFYEDDTPDEWKDYYKANVEFFDELGSPGGASKFGLIERDHPIVAALPAGTP from the coding sequence GTGACCTATGTGATCGCCCAGCCCTGCATCGACGTCAAGGACAAGGCGTGCATCGAGGAGTGCCCGGTCGACTGCATCTACGAGGGCTCCCGGTCCTTGTACATCCACCCGGACGAATGCGTCGACTGTGGTGCCTGTGAGCCGGTCTGCCCGGTCGAGGCGATCTTCTACGAGGACGACACTCCGGACGAGTGGAAGGACTACTACAAGGCGAACGTCGAGTTCTTCGACGAGCTCGGCTCGCCCGGTGGTGCCTCCAAGTTCGGCCTGATCGAGCGCGACCACCCGATCGTCGCGGCGCTGCCCGCCGGGACACCGTGA
- a CDS encoding 2-oxoacid:ferredoxin oxidoreductase subunit beta has product MPAEAVSLVPRTEVPLAAKDFKSHQEVRWCPGCGDYAILAAVQGFMPELGLLKENIVFVSGIGCSSRFPYYMNTYGMHSIHGRAPAIATGLASSRRDLSVWVVTGDGDALSIGGNHLIHALRRNVNLKILLFNNRIYGLTKGQYSPTSEIGKITRSTPMGSLDAPFNPVSLALGAEASFVARTIDSDRKHLTEVLRAAAGHPGTALIEIYQNCNIFNDGAFALLKDKQQAAEAVIRLEHGRPIRFGTDGAKGVVRDATTGDLKVVRVTPENEGRILVHNAHTASPTTAFALSRLADPDTLHHTPIGVFRDIDRPVYDTLMADQLDTAVENNGTGDLTTLLTGNDTWTVPSHRVPHSRRPQ; this is encoded by the coding sequence ATGCCCGCTGAGGCAGTCTCCCTCGTACCCCGGACCGAAGTCCCGTTGGCCGCCAAGGACTTCAAGTCCCATCAGGAAGTGCGCTGGTGCCCCGGCTGCGGCGACTACGCGATCCTGGCCGCCGTCCAAGGCTTCATGCCCGAACTCGGCCTGCTCAAGGAGAACATCGTCTTCGTCTCCGGCATCGGCTGCTCCTCCCGCTTCCCGTACTACATGAACACCTACGGGATGCACTCCATCCACGGCCGCGCCCCGGCGATCGCGACCGGGCTGGCGTCCTCCCGCCGCGACCTGAGCGTGTGGGTGGTCACCGGTGACGGCGACGCCCTGTCCATCGGCGGCAACCACCTCATCCACGCCCTGCGCCGCAACGTCAACCTCAAGATCCTGCTGTTCAACAACCGGATCTACGGCCTGACCAAGGGCCAGTACAGCCCCACCTCCGAGATCGGCAAGATCACCAGGTCCACGCCGATGGGTTCGCTGGACGCGCCGTTCAACCCGGTGTCGCTGGCGCTCGGCGCGGAGGCCTCCTTCGTCGCCCGCACCATCGACTCCGACCGCAAGCACCTCACCGAGGTGCTGCGCGCGGCGGCCGGCCACCCCGGCACGGCCCTGATCGAGATCTACCAGAACTGCAACATCTTCAACGACGGCGCCTTCGCACTCCTCAAGGACAAGCAGCAGGCCGCCGAGGCAGTCATCCGCCTCGAACACGGCCGGCCGATCCGCTTCGGCACCGACGGCGCCAAGGGTGTCGTAAGGGACGCGACCACTGGTGACCTGAAGGTCGTCCGTGTCACGCCGGAGAACGAGGGTCGGATCCTCGTCCACAACGCGCACACGGCATCGCCCACCACCGCGTTCGCTCTGTCCCGGCTCGCCGACCCGGACACCCTGCACCACACCCCCATCGGTGTCTTCCGCGACATCGACCGGCCCGTCTACGACACCCTCATGGCCGACCAACTCGACACCGCCGTCGAAAACAACGGCACGGGCGACCTCACCACCCTCCTCACCGGCAACGACACCTGGACCGTCCCCTCGCATCGCGTACCTCACTCAAGGAGACCGCAGTGA
- a CDS encoding AraC family transcriptional regulator yields MSAREQALWTRARLGRCGPPLDLLTARFDRHVYASHTHEQFSIGICVGGSEVIDYRGDHLRPGPGSIVVLAPGEMHTGRPAASDGGYAYRALYPDPSLLTEGTLGCVLPYFPEPLLDDPELATALRRAHTELSACPDPLEAESRLPWLLTALARRHSTARATSDTVPGAAHIAHAVRDRLADDLLEPPSLAELATALGLSRYQLLRAFRTTMGIPPYAWLAQHRVHRARGLLESGLKPAEVAGLVGFADQAHLTRWFRRVLGVTPAAYRNSVQDGRR; encoded by the coding sequence ATGAGCGCACGGGAACAGGCTCTGTGGACCAGGGCACGGCTGGGCCGCTGCGGCCCCCCGCTGGACCTCCTGACCGCCCGCTTCGACCGCCACGTCTACGCCTCGCACACGCACGAGCAGTTCAGCATCGGCATCTGCGTCGGCGGCTCCGAGGTCATCGACTACCGGGGCGACCACCTCCGCCCGGGCCCGGGCTCCATCGTCGTACTGGCTCCCGGTGAGATGCACACCGGCCGCCCCGCGGCGTCCGACGGCGGCTACGCCTACCGCGCCCTGTACCCCGACCCTTCCCTCCTCACCGAAGGCACCCTCGGCTGCGTTCTCCCGTACTTCCCCGAGCCCCTCCTCGACGACCCCGAACTCGCCACCGCCCTCCGCCGCGCCCACACCGAACTGAGCGCCTGCCCCGACCCGTTGGAGGCGGAGTCCCGGCTCCCGTGGCTGCTGACGGCCCTCGCCCGCCGCCACTCCACGGCCCGCGCGACGAGCGACACGGTGCCGGGCGCCGCCCACATCGCCCACGCGGTGCGGGACCGCCTGGCCGACGATCTCCTGGAACCCCCCTCCCTCGCCGAACTCGCCACCGCTTTGGGCCTGTCCCGCTACCAACTCCTCCGAGCCTTCCGTACGACGATGGGGATACCCCCGTACGCCTGGCTGGCGCAGCACCGGGTACACCGGGCCCGCGGACTACTGGAATCCGGACTCAAGCCGGCCGAGGTCGCTGGCCTGGTGGGCTTCGCCGACCAGGCGCACCTGACGCGCTGGTTCCGGCGGGTTCTCGGGGTCACCCCGGCGGCGTACCGCAACAGCGTTCAAGACGGCCGCCGCTGA
- a CDS encoding 2-oxoacid:acceptor oxidoreductase subunit alpha, translated as MQVRETGPQQTIETTPAHIPEAKRVRQLDRVIIRFAGDSGDGMQLTGDRFTSETASFGNDLSTLPNFPAEIRAPAGTLPGVSSFQLHFADHDILTPGDAPDVLVAMNPAALKANIADVPRGAEIIVNTDEFTKRAMAKVGYDVSPLEDGSLAAYHVHPVPLTTLTVEALKDFELSRKEAERSKNMFALGLLSWMYHRPTEGTERFLKAKFDGKPEIMRANLAALHAGWNFGETTEDFAVSYQVAPAGAAFPTGTYRNISGNLALSYGLIAAAHQADLPLYLGSYPITPASDILHELSRHKNFGVRTFQAEDEIAGIGAALGAAFGGSLAVTTTSGPGVALKSETIGLAVSLELPLLIVDIQRGGPSTGLPTKTEQADLLQAMYGRNGEAPVPIVAPQTPADCFDAALEAARIALTYRTPVFLLSDGYLANGSEPWRIPAVHGLPDLQVRFATAPNHQQADGTEVFWPYKRDPETLARPWAIPGTPGLEHRIGGIEKQDGTGNISYDPANHDFMVRTRQAKIDNIAVPDLTVDDPDSARTLVLGWGSTYGPITAAVRRLRAESHPIAQAHLRHLNPFPSNLGEVLGTYERVLVPEMNLGQLATLLRAKYLMDVESCSQVDGMPFKAEQLALRIQEAIDAR; from the coding sequence ATGCAGGTCCGTGAGACCGGGCCCCAGCAGACCATCGAGACCACCCCCGCGCACATCCCCGAGGCCAAGCGGGTGCGGCAGCTGGATCGGGTGATCATCCGGTTCGCGGGTGACTCGGGCGACGGAATGCAGCTGACGGGTGACCGGTTCACCTCGGAGACCGCCTCGTTCGGCAATGACCTGTCCACGCTGCCGAACTTCCCGGCCGAGATCCGGGCGCCCGCCGGCACCCTGCCCGGTGTGTCCAGCTTCCAGCTGCACTTCGCCGACCACGACATCCTCACCCCGGGCGATGCGCCCGATGTGCTGGTGGCGATGAACCCGGCCGCCTTGAAGGCGAACATCGCGGACGTGCCGCGCGGCGCGGAGATCATCGTCAACACCGACGAGTTCACCAAGCGGGCGATGGCCAAGGTCGGCTACGACGTCTCGCCTCTGGAGGACGGCTCGCTGGCGGCCTATCACGTACATCCAGTGCCGCTGACGACGCTGACGGTGGAGGCACTGAAGGACTTCGAGCTGTCCCGCAAGGAGGCTGAGCGGTCGAAGAACATGTTCGCGTTGGGCCTGCTGTCGTGGATGTACCACCGGCCCACCGAGGGCACCGAGCGGTTCTTGAAGGCAAAGTTCGACGGGAAGCCCGAGATCATGCGGGCGAATCTGGCGGCCCTCCATGCGGGCTGGAACTTCGGGGAGACCACCGAGGACTTCGCGGTCTCCTACCAAGTCGCCCCCGCCGGCGCCGCCTTCCCCACCGGCACCTACCGCAACATCTCCGGGAACCTGGCCCTGTCCTACGGTTTGATCGCCGCCGCCCACCAGGCCGACCTGCCGCTGTATCTGGGCTCCTACCCCATCACCCCGGCCTCCGACATCCTCCACGAACTCTCCCGGCACAAGAACTTCGGAGTGCGTACCTTCCAGGCCGAGGACGAGATCGCCGGCATCGGCGCCGCGCTGGGTGCGGCCTTCGGCGGCTCGCTGGCGGTGACCACCACCTCCGGGCCCGGTGTGGCACTGAAGTCGGAAACCATCGGGCTGGCCGTCTCGCTGGAACTGCCGCTGTTGATCGTGGACATTCAGCGCGGCGGTCCCTCGACGGGGCTGCCCACCAAGACCGAGCAGGCCGACCTGTTGCAGGCGATGTATGGCCGCAACGGCGAGGCGCCGGTGCCCATCGTCGCCCCCCAGACCCCCGCAGACTGCTTCGATGCGGCCCTGGAGGCGGCAAGGATTGCACTGACGTATCGCACCCCGGTCTTCCTGCTCTCCGACGGCTATCTCGCCAACGGCTCCGAGCCCTGGCGGATCCCGGCCGTGCACGGCTTGCCCGACTTGCAGGTCCGGTTCGCCACCGCACCAAACCACCAACAGGCCGATGGCACCGAGGTGTTCTGGCCCTACAAGCGCGACCCGGAGACTCTCGCCCGGCCGTGGGCGATTCCCGGCACGCCGGGTCTTGAACACCGCATCGGCGGCATCGAGAAGCAGGACGGCACCGGGAACATCTCGTACGACCCGGCCAACCACGATTTCATGGTCCGCACCCGCCAGGCCAAGATCGACAACATCGCCGTGCCCGACCTCACCGTCGACGACCCGGACAGTGCCCGCACCCTGGTGCTGGGCTGGGGCTCCACTTACGGCCCGATCACCGCCGCGGTGCGCCGGCTGCGCGCCGAGAGCCACCCCATCGCCCAGGCCCACCTGCGCCACCTCAACCCCTTCCCAAGCAATCTCGGCGAAGTTCTCGGCACCTATGAGCGCGTCCTCGTTCCCGAGATGAACCTGGGCCAACTGGCCACCCTCCTCAGGGCGAAGTACCTGATGGACGTGGAAAGTTGCTCCCAGGTCGATGGAATGCCGTTCAAGGCCGAGCAGCTCGCGCTGCGCATTCAGGAGGCCATCGATGCCCGCTGA